From Anopheles arabiensis isolate DONGOLA chromosome 3, AaraD3, whole genome shotgun sequence, a single genomic window includes:
- the LOC120901906 gene encoding endothelin-converting enzyme homolog — MSVQMTRYKQAQFADEDSSSIGSIQINETTRSPTMHIRYHAARGSSLWNARSKLEKVLLSLLALSIILIVVLSSLLASDTTRILHVRPHVGSDPFGVDEQLPCLNQHCIFAASEILHSIDWSVDPCDDFYAFSCNQWIRNNPIPEGKSMWGLFGKLEQQNQLVLKNALERPLAEFKSKAEKKAKLYYQSCLDEDETMEKLGAEPLQKLLRQIGGWNVTANASGFDVQRWSLQRTLQTLQIRYNMGGLFGWAVGEDDRNSSKHIIQIDQGGLTLPSRDNYLNKTANAKILTAYLEYMTKVSVLLGADETDARRQMLEVIEFETRLANITTPQDMRRDEETLYHPMTLAMLQEKAPFINWQEHFEEAFRLVRRKITEKERVVVYAPEYLEKLNILMKEYTSTDEKKIILNNYLVWQTVRTLTACLSKAFRDAYKGLRKALMGSDGGEELWRYCVSDTSNVLGFAVGAMFVRDVFHGDSKPQAEEMINQVRDAFKENFKNLGWMDAETRRLAVEKADAISDMIGFPDYILYPEELDRKYQDLNIDPKTYFDNNINYNIYSLKKNLEKLDQPVNKTKWGMTPPTVNAYYTPTKNQIVFPAGILQNPFFDIKNSKSLNYGAMGVVMGHELTHAFDDQGREYDKYGNLHQWWNNQTIERFKNQTECFNQQYSAYRINGKTINGKQTMGENIADNGGLKAAFHAYINNEKNSYTDTDTLPLPGVNMTHRQLFFVSFAQVWCSAVTDETTTLQIEKDSHSPPKYRVIGPLSNLKEFSDTFHCPLGTGMNPIDKCVVW, encoded by the exons ATGTCGGTGCAG ATGACGAGATATAAGCAGGCACAGTTCGCTGAcgaggacagcagcagcatcggctcGATACAGATCAACGAGACGACGCGCAGCCCTACGATGCACATCCGCTACCATGCCGCCCGGGGATCCTCGCTGTGGAACGCTCGGAGCAAGCTGGAGAAGGTGTTGCTGTCGCTGCTAGCGCTCTCTATCATTCTGATTGTGGTGCTGAGCAGTTTGCTGGCGAGCGATACAACGCGTATTCTTCATGTGCGTCCTCACGTTGGTTCGG ATCCGTTCGGGGTGGACGAACAGTTGCCCTGCCTGAATCAACACTGCATCTTTGCGGCGAGTGAGATACTGCACTCGATCGACTGGAGTGTGGATCCGTGCGACGATTTCTACGCCTTCTCCTGCAACCAGTGGATCCGCAACAATCCCATCCCGGAGGGTAAATCAATGTGGGGCCTGTTTGGGAAGCTGGAGCAACAGAATCAGCTGGTGCTGAAGAACGCTCTCGAACGGCCTCTGGCGGAGTTTAAGTCGAAGGCGGAAAAGAAGGCCAAACTGTACTACCAATCGTGTCTGGATGAGGACGAAACGATGGAGAAGCTCGGCGCGGAACCGTTGCAGAAGCTGTTGCGCCAGATCGGTGGCTGGAACGTGACGGCCAACGCGAGCGGCTTTGACGTGCAGCGATGGTCCCTGCAGCGAACGCTTCAAACGCTGCAGATACGCTACAACATGGGCGGACTGTTCGGGTGGGCTGTGGGCGAGGATGATCGCAACTCTAGCAAGCATATCATACAG ATCGATCAAGGTGGATTGACACTTCCATCGCGGGATAACTATCTAAACAAAACGGCCAACGCCAAGATTCTGACCGCCTATCTGGAGTACATGACGAAGGTTTCGGTGCTGCTCGGGGCGGACGAAACGGACGCACGGCGTCAGATGCTTGAGGTGATCGAGTTTGAGACGCGTCTGGCCAACATTACCACCCCGCAGGATATGCGGCGGGATGAGGAGACACTGTACCATCCGATGACGTTGGCGATGTTGCAGGAGAAGGCCCCATTCATCAACTGGCAGGAGCATTTTGAGGAAGCGTTTCGACTGGTACGGCGCAAGATCACCGAGAAGGAGCGCGTCGTTGTGTACGCTCCGGAGTATCTCGAGAAGTTGAACATCTTGATGAAGGAGTACACCTCAACGGATGAGAAGAAGAT CATTCTCAACAACTATCTCGTGTGGCAAACGGTACGAACGCTGACCGCCTGCCTGTCTAAGGCATTCCGCGATGCGTACAAGGGTCTCCGAAAGGCACTGATGGGTTCGGACGGAGGTGAAGAGCTCTGGCGGTACTGTGTGTCGGACACGAGCAATGTGCTCGGTTTCGCTGTCGGTGCCATGTTTGTGCGGGACGTGTTTCACGGTGATTCCAAACCGCAAGCCGAAGAAATGATCAACCAGGTGCGGGATGCATTCAAGGAAAACTTCAAGAACTTGGGCTGGATGGATGCGGAGACACGTCGACTGGCGGTGGAGAAGGCCGATGCGATTAGTGATATGATTGGCTTCCCGGACTACATCCTCTACCCGGAGGAGTTGGATCGCAAGTATCAGGATTTGAACATCGACCCAAAGACCTacttcgacaacaacatcaactACAACATTTACAGCTTGAAAAAGAACCTGGAAAAGCTCGATCAACCCGTGAACAAGACAAAGTGGGGCATGACACCGCCTACGGTGAACGCGTACTATACGCCCACGAAGAACCAGATCGTCTTCCCGGCGGGCATTCTGCAGAACCCGTTCTTCGACATCAAGAACTCGAAAAGCTTGAACTACGGCGCAATGGGTGTGGTGATGGGGCACGAGCTGACGCACGCGTTCGATGACCAGGGCCGGGAGTACGACAAGTACGGCAATCTACACCAGTGGTGGAACAATCAGACGATCGAGCGGTTCAAGAATCAGACGGAGTGCTTCAACCAACAGTACAGTGCCTACCGAATCAATGGCAAAACGATCAACGGCAAGCAGACGATGGGGGAGAACATTGCCGACAATGGTGGCCTGAAGGCGGCCTTCCACGCGTACATCAACAACGAGAAGAACAGCTACACGGACACGGACACGCTACCCCTGCCGGGTGTAAACATGACCCACCGGCAGTTGTTCTTCGTGTCATTCGCGCAGGTCTGGTGTTCGGCCGTGACAGACGAGACGACCACGCTGCAGATCGAGAAGGATTCCCACTCGCCGCCCAAGTATCGCGTGATAGGGCCGCTGTCGAATCTGAAAGAGTTCTCCGACACGTTCCACTGTCCCCTCGGTACGGGCATGAATCCGATCGACAAGTGTGTGGTATGGTAG